The Streptomonospora litoralis genome window below encodes:
- a CDS encoding IclR family transcriptional regulator, whose amino-acid sequence MENEATAQRDRSLAPAVTRAAAILDLLAERRGQAVPLADLARGLGLAKSSVSNICNALVESGLLRRTPEGFGLGRRLVGYAEAYLAGVDIVREFQDVCRERAGSQEETVQLAVLSETGLEVVYLARRDGRHPVVLASQIGRPLPATTTATGKAMLAELAPQELALRLAAGPLPRLTGHSISEPDELRRDLAAVRERGYALDEGETLDGLLCLAATVPGAATRGQAAAVSFTGLATAASADRQRERAAELRALARDLGARMGAAESH is encoded by the coding sequence ATGGAGAACGAGGCGACGGCGCAGCGCGACCGCTCGCTGGCGCCGGCGGTGACGCGGGCGGCGGCCATTCTGGACCTGCTCGCCGAACGGCGCGGCCAGGCGGTGCCGCTGGCCGACCTGGCCCGCGGGCTCGGCCTGGCGAAGTCCTCGGTCTCCAACATCTGCAACGCGCTGGTGGAGTCGGGGCTGCTGCGGCGCACCCCCGAGGGATTCGGGCTGGGGCGGCGCCTGGTGGGCTACGCCGAGGCCTACCTCGCCGGTGTCGACATCGTCCGCGAGTTCCAGGACGTCTGCCGCGAGCGGGCGGGCTCCCAGGAGGAGACCGTGCAGCTCGCCGTGCTCAGCGAGACCGGGCTGGAGGTCGTCTACCTCGCCCGGCGCGACGGACGGCACCCGGTCGTGCTGGCCTCGCAGATCGGCCGCCCGCTGCCCGCGACCACCACCGCCACCGGCAAGGCGATGCTGGCCGAACTGGCGCCGCAGGAACTCGCGCTGCGCCTGGCGGCGGGGCCGCTGCCGCGCCTGACGGGGCACTCCATCAGCGAACCCGACGAACTCCGGCGCGATCTGGCCGCCGTGCGCGAGCGGGGCTACGCCCTGGACGAGGGGGAGACCCTCGACGGGCTGCTGTGCCTGGCGGCGACCGTGCCCGGCGCCGCCACCCGCGGGCAGGCGGCCGCGGTGAGCTTCACCGGCCTGGCCACCGCCGCATCCGCCGACCGCCAGCGCGAGCGCGCGGCCGAGCTGCGCGCTCTCGCCCGCGACCTCGGCGCCCGGATGGGCGCGGCGGAGTCCCACTAG
- a CDS encoding aromatic ring-hydroxylating oxygenase subunit alpha, producing the protein MAATGPGAEAAAGPASGLLSTLPGHYYTDPALFAREQERIFEAGWFCAVRSADLARPGAFRTVSVGRESVLVTRNRSGDVRAFLNVCRHRGARLCTAETGEVRRSLQCPYHAWTYDLDGRLVAAPNMADMADVRREDRGLIGVHVREWLGYVWVCLAPEPPSFEATVQEAVTRRLGDAAAVERYGAADLALGRRISYDVAANWKLVIENFMECYHCGTIHPELTDVLPEFADGYAAQYYVGHGAEFGAEVAGFTVDGGAGFDRLDGVTEGQDRRYYAITVPPQVFLNLVPDHVIVHRMFPLAPDRTLIECDWLYRPEVVEAGADLSRSVELFDRVNRQDFDACERCQPAMSSRAYRDGGVLVPVEHHIAEFHSWVAGMLGDSAAQPD; encoded by the coding sequence CTGGCAGCGACCGGCCCGGGCGCCGAGGCGGCCGCCGGACCGGCATCAGGCCTGCTCTCCACCCTGCCCGGCCACTACTACACCGATCCCGCACTCTTCGCACGCGAACAGGAGCGCATCTTCGAGGCGGGGTGGTTCTGCGCGGTGCGCAGCGCCGACCTCGCGCGGCCCGGCGCCTTCCGCACCGTGTCCGTGGGCCGGGAGAGCGTCCTGGTCACCCGCAACCGCTCCGGGGACGTGCGCGCGTTCCTGAACGTGTGCCGGCACCGCGGCGCCCGGTTGTGCACCGCCGAGACCGGGGAGGTGCGGCGCTCGCTGCAATGCCCCTACCACGCCTGGACCTACGACCTCGACGGGCGCCTCGTGGCCGCGCCGAACATGGCCGACATGGCTGACGTCCGCCGCGAGGACCGCGGGCTGATCGGCGTGCACGTCCGCGAATGGCTGGGCTACGTGTGGGTGTGCCTCGCCCCCGAGCCGCCGTCGTTCGAGGCGACCGTGCAGGAGGCGGTGACGCGGCGGCTGGGCGACGCCGCGGCCGTCGAGCGCTACGGCGCCGCCGACCTGGCGCTGGGGAGGCGGATCAGCTACGACGTCGCCGCCAACTGGAAGCTCGTGATCGAGAACTTCATGGAGTGCTACCACTGCGGCACCATCCACCCCGAGTTGACCGACGTGCTGCCGGAGTTCGCCGACGGCTACGCCGCGCAGTACTACGTGGGCCACGGTGCCGAGTTCGGCGCCGAGGTCGCCGGGTTCACGGTCGACGGCGGCGCGGGCTTCGACCGCCTCGACGGCGTCACCGAGGGCCAGGACCGGCGCTACTACGCGATCACGGTGCCGCCGCAGGTGTTTCTGAACCTGGTCCCCGACCACGTGATCGTGCACCGGATGTTCCCGCTGGCGCCGGACCGCACCCTGATCGAGTGCGACTGGCTCTACCGTCCCGAGGTGGTCGAGGCGGGTGCCGACCTGTCGCGCTCGGTGGAGCTGTTCGACCGCGTCAACCGGCAGGACTTCGACGCCTGCGAGCGCTGCCAGCCCGCGATGTCCTCCCGCGCCTACCGCGACGGCGGCGTGCTGGTGCCCGTCGAGCACCACATCGCCGAGTTCCACTCCTGGGTGGCCGGGATGCTGGGCGACTCCGCCGCGCAGCCGGACTGA
- a CDS encoding IclR family transcriptional regulator, whose translation MARRTPALLRALDILELFTDGRESVSAPEVVEELDLPRTTVHELLHTLVDRQYLSLHPEIPGRYRLGLQLFRLGSAYGEGLDTARTGQQIARELVAACNETSHVAVLDDVHIVYIAKVDSSHAVRMVSTLGGRIPAHCTALGKVLLSALPEHELRARFERAPLRAMTPRSITDVPTLLAELERVRAAGTAVEICESNPDVCCVAAPVRDRTDQVVAAVSVSVPLHRWSDERRPELERLVADGARRFSAALGGRARP comes from the coding sequence ATGGCCCGCCGCACCCCCGCCCTTCTGCGCGCTCTGGACATCCTGGAGCTGTTCACCGACGGGCGGGAGTCGGTCAGCGCGCCCGAGGTCGTCGAGGAGCTGGACCTGCCCCGCACCACGGTGCACGAACTGCTGCACACGCTGGTCGACCGGCAGTACCTGAGCCTGCACCCCGAGATCCCCGGCCGCTACCGGCTGGGCCTGCAACTGTTCCGGCTGGGCAGCGCCTACGGCGAGGGCCTGGACACCGCGCGCACCGGCCAGCAGATCGCCCGCGAGCTGGTCGCGGCGTGCAACGAGACCTCGCACGTGGCCGTGCTCGACGACGTGCACATCGTCTATATCGCCAAGGTCGACAGCTCGCACGCCGTGCGGATGGTCTCCACGCTGGGCGGGCGCATCCCCGCGCACTGCACCGCGCTGGGCAAGGTGCTGCTGTCGGCGCTGCCCGAGCACGAATTGCGCGCGCGGTTCGAGCGGGCACCGCTGCGCGCCATGACGCCGCGCAGCATCACCGACGTGCCCACGCTGCTGGCGGAGCTGGAGCGGGTGCGCGCGGCCGGGACCGCGGTGGAGATCTGCGAGTCCAATCCCGACGTGTGCTGCGTCGCGGCGCCCGTGCGCGACCGCACCGACCAGGTGGTGGCGGCGGTGAGCGTGTCGGTACCGCTGCACCGCTGGTCCGACGAGCGCCGCCCCGAGCTGGAGCGACTCGTGGCCGACGGCGCGCGGCGCTTTTCCGCGGCGCTGGGCGGCCGCGCCCGCCCCTGA
- a CDS encoding bifunctional 3-phenylpropionate/cinnamic acid dioxygenase ferredoxin subunit has translation MIYACHLEDLPQGESLRVMADVPIAVLHADDGIYAVDDTCTHQNASLSDGWLEGCFIECPLHEAAFDLRTGAPTCLPAKRPVRTHSVTVSDDGCVYVHAAVTESVAEGAA, from the coding sequence ATGATCTACGCCTGCCACCTGGAAGACCTGCCCCAGGGGGAGTCGCTGCGGGTGATGGCCGATGTACCCATAGCGGTTCTCCACGCGGACGACGGGATCTACGCGGTCGACGACACCTGCACCCACCAGAACGCCTCGCTCTCCGACGGCTGGCTGGAGGGCTGCTTCATCGAGTGCCCGCTCCACGAGGCAGCTTTCGACCTGCGCACCGGCGCGCCGACCTGCCTGCCCGCCAAGCGCCCGGTGCGCACCCACTCGGTCACCGTCTCCGACGACGGGTGCGTCTACGTGCACGCCGCCGTCACCGAGTCCGTCGCCGAGGGTGCCGCATGA
- the solA gene encoding N-methyl-L-tryptophan oxidase: protein MHDSYDVAVIGLGAMGGAAAYHLAARGQRVLGLERFDPAHDRGSSHGGSRIIRQAYFEHPDYVPLLLRAYELWEALERDSGADLMSLTGALMLGRPDSRTVAGSRESARRWGLPHEMLDAADIRRRFPTLAPRDDEVALYEARGGFVRPEAAVRAHVALARREGADLRFREPAQTWTALPGGQGVRITTAAGAYTAERLVVCPGAWAPELLADLGVEFTVERQVQYWFAPRGGAGPFAPERHPVYVWEDPGGVQVYGFPAYDGPEGGVKTAFFRRGSPCTPETLDRRIHPEEIAAISAHLADRIPELPGPLLRGAACMYTTTADEHFVVAPHPEHPQVTVACGFSGHGFKFTPVIGEIAADLATTGTTAHPVDLFDPRPRRTAATQHEVTQ from the coding sequence ATGCACGACTCCTACGACGTCGCCGTCATCGGCCTCGGCGCCATGGGCGGCGCCGCGGCCTACCACCTGGCCGCGCGCGGGCAGCGCGTCCTCGGGCTGGAGCGCTTCGACCCCGCCCACGACCGGGGGTCCAGCCACGGCGGCTCGCGCATCATCCGCCAGGCCTATTTCGAGCACCCCGACTACGTCCCGCTGCTGCTGCGCGCCTACGAGCTGTGGGAGGCCCTGGAACGCGACTCCGGAGCCGACCTGATGTCCCTGACCGGGGCGCTGATGCTGGGCCGGCCCGACAGCCGCACCGTCGCCGGCAGCCGCGAATCGGCCCGCCGGTGGGGGCTGCCGCACGAGATGCTGGACGCGGCCGACATCCGCCGCCGCTTCCCGACCCTGGCCCCGCGCGACGACGAGGTCGCCCTCTACGAGGCGCGCGGAGGGTTCGTGCGCCCCGAGGCCGCCGTGCGAGCGCACGTCGCCCTGGCCCGGCGGGAGGGCGCCGACCTGCGCTTCCGCGAGCCCGCGCAGACTTGGACGGCCCTGCCCGGCGGCCAGGGGGTGCGCATCACGACCGCCGCGGGCGCCTACACCGCCGAGAGGCTGGTGGTGTGCCCCGGCGCATGGGCTCCCGAACTGCTGGCCGATCTGGGCGTGGAATTCACCGTGGAGCGCCAGGTGCAGTACTGGTTCGCCCCCCGCGGCGGCGCCGGCCCGTTCGCGCCCGAGCGCCACCCCGTCTACGTCTGGGAGGACCCCGGCGGCGTGCAGGTCTACGGCTTCCCCGCCTACGACGGGCCCGAGGGCGGCGTCAAGACGGCCTTCTTCCGGCGCGGCAGCCCGTGCACCCCCGAGACGCTCGACCGCCGCATCCACCCTGAGGAGATCGCCGCGATCAGCGCCCATCTGGCCGACCGCATACCCGAACTGCCGGGCCCGCTGCTGCGGGGCGCCGCCTGCATGTACACCACCACCGCCGACGAGCACTTCGTGGTGGCGCCCCATCCCGAACACCCCCAGGTCACCGTGGCCTGCGGGTTCTCCGGGCACGGGTTCAAGTTCACCCCGGTGATCGGCGAGATCGCCGCCGACCTGGCCACCACGGGCACGACCGCCCACCCCGTCGACCTGTTCGACCCCCGGCCGCGCCGGACCGCAGCGACCCAGCACGAGGTGACGCAGTGA
- a CDS encoding IlvD/Edd family dehydratase, with the protein MSSADENGSARRSTHWFGARGRSGMLYRSWMRNQGFSDEVFDGRPVIGIAVSGSELAPCNSHLSRIAESVKRGVWQAGGFPLEFPVMALGETVLRPTAMLYRNLLAMEAEELMRANPLDGVVLLSGCDKTTPGLLMAAASTDLPSLMITGGPMLNGKFRGEDIGSGTHVWKFEEEVRAGRMTEADCAFAESCMSRSNGHCMTMGTASTMACMAEALGMQPPYAATWPAVDARRYAAAQVSGRRIVEMVEQDVRPSSIMTREAFENAIRVNAAIGGSTNAVIHLLAIAGRLGVELSLDDFDVLAREVPTLLDLMPSGRFLMEDFCYAGGLPAVIAELGELLHTDAPTVTGETISAAAQTAECHNRDVIRALDDPFQPAGTGTAVLRGNLAPGGAVVKQSAASPHLLAHRGRAKVFESPEEYNAVAEDPELDVDADTVLVLRNCGPAGYPGMPEVSNVALPSKLLAQGVSDMVRICDGRMSGTAYGTVVLHTSPEAAAGGPLALVRDGDEISLDVPARSLTLHVDDAELERRRAEWTPPKPHSDRGWVRLYTERVLQAERGADLDFLVGSSGHEVPRESH; encoded by the coding sequence ATGAGCAGCGCCGACGAGAACGGATCGGCCCGACGCAGCACCCACTGGTTCGGCGCCCGCGGCCGCTCCGGGATGCTGTACCGGTCCTGGATGCGCAACCAGGGCTTCAGCGACGAGGTGTTCGACGGCCGCCCGGTCATCGGCATCGCCGTGTCCGGCTCGGAACTGGCCCCGTGCAACTCCCACCTCTCCCGCATCGCCGAGTCGGTCAAGCGCGGGGTGTGGCAGGCCGGCGGCTTCCCGCTGGAGTTCCCGGTCATGGCCCTCGGCGAGACCGTGCTGCGGCCCACCGCCATGCTCTACCGCAACCTGCTGGCCATGGAGGCCGAGGAGCTGATGCGCGCCAACCCGCTGGACGGGGTGGTGCTGCTGTCGGGCTGCGACAAGACCACGCCCGGCCTGCTGATGGCGGCGGCCAGCACCGACCTGCCCTCGCTGATGATCACCGGCGGCCCGATGCTCAACGGCAAGTTCCGCGGGGAGGACATCGGCTCCGGCACCCACGTGTGGAAGTTCGAGGAGGAGGTCCGCGCCGGGCGGATGACCGAGGCGGACTGCGCCTTCGCCGAATCCTGCATGTCCCGCTCCAACGGCCACTGCATGACCATGGGCACCGCCTCCACCATGGCCTGCATGGCCGAGGCGCTGGGCATGCAGCCGCCCTACGCCGCGACCTGGCCCGCGGTGGACGCGCGCCGCTACGCCGCCGCGCAGGTGTCCGGCCGGCGCATCGTGGAGATGGTGGAGCAGGACGTGCGGCCCTCCTCGATCATGACCCGCGAGGCGTTCGAGAACGCGATCCGGGTCAACGCCGCGATCGGCGGGTCCACCAACGCCGTCATCCACCTGCTGGCGATCGCGGGGCGGCTCGGCGTCGAGCTGAGCCTGGACGACTTCGACGTGCTCGCCCGCGAGGTGCCCACCCTGCTGGACCTGATGCCCAGCGGCCGGTTCCTGATGGAGGACTTCTGCTACGCGGGCGGCCTGCCCGCGGTCATCGCCGAACTGGGCGAGCTGCTGCACACCGACGCGCCCACCGTCACCGGCGAAACCATCAGCGCGGCCGCGCAGACGGCCGAGTGCCACAACCGCGACGTCATCCGCGCCCTCGACGACCCGTTCCAGCCCGCGGGCACGGGCACCGCGGTGCTGCGCGGCAACCTCGCGCCCGGCGGCGCCGTCGTCAAGCAGTCCGCGGCAAGCCCCCACCTGCTCGCGCACCGCGGCCGCGCGAAGGTCTTCGAGTCGCCCGAGGAGTACAACGCGGTGGCCGAGGACCCGGAGTTGGACGTCGACGCCGACACCGTGCTGGTGCTGCGCAACTGCGGGCCGGCCGGGTACCCGGGCATGCCCGAGGTCAGCAACGTCGCGCTGCCCTCCAAGCTGCTCGCCCAGGGTGTCAGCGACATGGTGCGGATCTGCGACGGCCGCATGTCGGGCACCGCCTACGGCACGGTCGTGCTGCACACCTCCCCCGAGGCCGCGGCGGGCGGGCCGCTGGCGCTGGTGCGCGACGGCGACGAGATCAGCCTGGACGTGCCGGCGCGCTCGCTGACGCTGCACGTCGACGACGCGGAGCTGGAGCGCCGCCGCGCCGAGTGGACGCCGCCGAAGCCGCACTCCGACCGCGGCTGGGTGCGCCTCTACACCGAGCGCGTCCTCCAGGCCGAGCGCGGCGCCGACCTGGACTTCCTCGTCGGGTCCAGCGGACACGAGGTGCCGCGCGAGTCGCACTGA
- a CDS encoding NAD(P)/FAD-dependent oxidoreductase — MRAVAVVGASLAGVATARALRAQGFEGRVSVVGDEARTPYDRPPLSKDFLLGKTEAADLALLDSDDEAELAIDWRLGTRAVGLHPSRRAVALADGGEITADAVVVATGAAPNRLPRTAGLAGVHVLRSLEDAAALRLELAAGSPRVAVIGGSFIGAEIASSCRALGLETTVVEAAEAPLAGVLGTEVARACAELHGDNGVRLLCGVPVSGLRGEGRVTGVELADGTLVPAEVVVMGVGARPNTGWLAGSGLELDDGVVCDDGLITAFGSVAAVGDVARLRGPQGASARAEHWTSASEQPAVAVANLLAGATLHEYRRTPYFWSDQYGVRLQFAGRTRPGDEARVVEGSIAERSFAAVYERDGAVVAAAAMNRPRPFTRLRRGLSRAAVPA, encoded by the coding sequence ATGAGGGCGGTGGCCGTGGTCGGCGCATCCCTGGCCGGCGTCGCGACCGCCCGCGCGCTGCGCGCGCAGGGCTTCGAGGGCCGGGTGAGCGTGGTCGGCGACGAGGCCCGGACGCCCTACGACCGCCCGCCGCTGTCCAAGGACTTCCTGCTGGGCAAGACCGAGGCCGCCGATCTCGCCCTGCTGGACTCCGACGACGAGGCCGAGTTGGCGATCGACTGGCGGCTGGGCACGCGGGCCGTGGGGCTGCACCCGTCCCGACGCGCCGTGGCCCTGGCCGACGGCGGCGAGATCACCGCCGACGCCGTGGTCGTCGCCACCGGAGCGGCGCCCAACCGCCTGCCCCGCACCGCGGGGCTGGCGGGCGTGCACGTGCTGCGCAGCCTGGAGGACGCGGCCGCGCTGCGCTTGGAACTGGCCGCGGGCTCGCCGCGCGTGGCCGTCATCGGCGGCTCCTTCATCGGGGCCGAGATCGCGTCGTCCTGCAGGGCCCTGGGCCTGGAGACGACGGTCGTCGAGGCCGCGGAGGCGCCGCTTGCCGGGGTGCTGGGCACCGAGGTCGCCCGCGCCTGCGCGGAGCTGCACGGCGACAACGGGGTGCGGCTGCTGTGCGGGGTGCCCGTCAGCGGGCTGCGCGGCGAAGGCAGGGTCACCGGGGTCGAGCTCGCCGACGGCACTCTGGTGCCTGCCGAGGTGGTCGTCATGGGCGTCGGCGCCCGCCCCAACACCGGATGGCTGGCGGGGTCGGGGCTGGAGCTGGACGACGGTGTCGTCTGCGACGACGGCCTCATCACGGCGTTCGGCTCGGTCGCGGCCGTGGGCGACGTGGCTCGGTTGCGCGGCCCGCAAGGCGCGAGTGCACGCGCCGAGCACTGGACGAGCGCATCCGAGCAGCCGGCCGTGGCGGTGGCCAACCTGCTCGCCGGGGCGACGCTGCACGAGTACCGCCGCACGCCCTACTTCTGGTCCGACCAGTACGGGGTGCGGCTGCAGTTCGCGGGACGGACCCGCCCCGGCGACGAGGCCCGGGTCGTCGAGGGATCCATAGCGGAGCGCTCGTTCGCGGCCGTCTACGAACGCGACGGCGCCGTGGTCGCGGCCGCGGCGATGAACCGCCCGCGCCCGTTCACCCGACTGCGCCGCGGCCTGAGCCGGGCGGCCGTCCCGGCGTGA
- a CDS encoding fumarylacetoacetate hydrolase family protein, with protein MRGILRFADTEGRVRVGVGDDDEGLVRPLPGVSDMADLLRRPLAEIRELVAAASGEQLAGRLDEAAPLPPVDGGTEVWAGGVTYERSRAARGEESDSADLYDRVYDAVRPELFFKSVAWRVVTDGEPIGIRADSELDVPEPELALYINAHGEIVGYGVCDDVSSRSIEGENALYLPQAKVYAGGCALAPFIVPVWEVPDLRAGRVRMSVVRGGREAFSGEVALSDLRREPGELVGYLFDCYPFPDGAVLATGTGIVPGMDFTLQPGDVVDIDISGVGALRNPVVRGRQGFDWLVAARAEPARRGPGAAVPD; from the coding sequence GTGCGCGGGATTCTCCGCTTCGCCGACACCGAAGGACGCGTACGCGTCGGGGTCGGCGACGATGACGAGGGCCTGGTCCGCCCGCTGCCGGGCGTGTCCGACATGGCCGACCTGCTGCGCAGGCCGCTGGCCGAGATCCGGGAGCTGGTCGCGGCCGCATCCGGCGAGCAGCTCGCCGGGCGGCTCGACGAGGCGGCCCCGCTGCCTCCCGTCGACGGCGGCACCGAGGTGTGGGCCGGCGGCGTGACCTACGAGCGCTCCCGCGCCGCGCGCGGCGAGGAGAGCGACAGCGCCGATCTCTACGACCGGGTCTACGACGCGGTGCGGCCCGAGCTGTTCTTCAAGTCGGTGGCCTGGCGCGTGGTCACCGACGGCGAGCCGATCGGCATCCGCGCCGACTCCGAGCTGGACGTGCCCGAACCCGAACTGGCGCTCTACATCAACGCCCACGGCGAGATCGTCGGCTACGGCGTCTGCGACGACGTCAGCTCCCGTTCCATCGAGGGCGAGAACGCGCTCTACCTGCCGCAGGCCAAGGTCTACGCCGGAGGCTGCGCGCTCGCCCCGTTCATCGTCCCCGTCTGGGAGGTCCCCGACCTGCGCGCCGGACGCGTGCGGATGAGCGTCGTGCGCGGCGGCCGGGAGGCGTTCTCCGGCGAGGTCGCCCTGTCCGATCTGCGCCGCGAGCCGGGTGAGCTGGTGGGCTACCTGTTCGACTGCTATCCCTTCCCCGACGGCGCGGTGCTCGCCACCGGCACCGGGATCGTGCCCGGCATGGACTTCACCCTCCAGCCGGGCGACGTCGTCGACATCGACATCTCCGGGGTCGGTGCGCTGCGCAACCCGGTCGTGCGCGGTCGGCAGGGCTTCGACTGGCTCGTGGCCGCCCGGGCCGAGCCGGCGCGCCGCGGTCCCGGGGCCGCCGTGCCCGACTGA
- a CDS encoding GcvT family protein, producing the protein MSTAAAAGPPPRTHRSAHPRVVVIGAGIVGCALADELTSRGWRDVTVLDQGPLFATGGSSSHAPGLVFQTNPSKTMTAFAAYTVDKFSRLSLDGRWCFRAVGGLEVAATRQRWHDLERKLGLARCWGVRAELVDARECARMWPMLDPERVYGGLYTPDDGLAKAVRAGEAQARAAMARGASFLAHHTVVGIERDGGRVTGVVTDRGTFPADIAVSAAGFWGPAVGRMAGVEVPLLPMAHQYAYTAPVEGVDNPPELEASRPLLRHQDRDLYFREHTDRIGIGSYAHRPLPVRLEDVAEYDRAAVMPSMLEFTAADFEPSWQDSVELLPALADSKVEEGFNGVFSFTPDGMPLLGESRRLPGFWLAEAVWVTHSAGAAKAVAEWMTEGRTETDVHECDVHRFEDAQLSPAYVSDRGKQSFVEVYDVVHPLQPMEHPRPLRTSPFFARQRELGAFFLEGGGWERPYWYGANEPLVEAADEGRGRDPWSARYWSPIVGAEARATREGVALYDMTPLKRLEVAGPGALAFLQHATTNQIDRKPGTVAYTLLLDPGGGVRSDLTVARLDEDAFQVGVSSNLDVDWLRTHLPADGSVVLREITAGTCCIGVWGPLARDLVQPLSGDDLSHTGFGFFKARRVHIGHVPVLAMRVSYVGELGWELYTDADLGLRLWDTLWEAGRGLGAVAAGRAAFNSLRLEKGYRLAGTDMTSEHDPYEAGLGFAVKLEKGEFIGRDAAAAAAERAPRRRLGCLTLDDPDRVVMGREPVLVDGRPAGYVTSAGYSTTLGRGVAYAWLPAEAADPGTGVAVEYFGEPLAATVAAEPLVDPEMARIRR; encoded by the coding sequence ATGAGTACCGCCGCCGCTGCCGGACCGCCGCCCCGCACCCACCGATCCGCGCACCCGCGCGTCGTCGTCATCGGCGCCGGCATCGTCGGCTGCGCGCTCGCCGACGAGCTGACCAGCCGGGGCTGGCGCGACGTCACCGTCCTCGACCAGGGCCCCCTGTTCGCCACCGGAGGCTCCAGCTCGCACGCGCCGGGCCTGGTGTTCCAGACCAACCCGTCCAAGACGATGACCGCGTTCGCGGCCTACACCGTGGACAAGTTCTCCCGCCTCAGCCTCGACGGCCGGTGGTGCTTCCGCGCGGTGGGCGGTCTGGAGGTGGCCGCGACCCGGCAGCGGTGGCACGACCTTGAGCGCAAACTCGGCCTGGCGCGGTGCTGGGGCGTGCGGGCCGAACTGGTGGACGCCCGGGAGTGCGCCCGGATGTGGCCGATGCTCGACCCCGAACGCGTCTACGGCGGCCTGTACACCCCCGACGACGGCCTGGCCAAGGCGGTCCGCGCCGGCGAGGCCCAGGCCCGCGCCGCAATGGCGCGCGGCGCATCCTTCCTGGCCCATCACACGGTTGTGGGCATCGAGCGCGACGGCGGACGGGTGACGGGCGTGGTCACCGACCGCGGCACCTTCCCCGCCGACATCGCGGTCTCGGCGGCCGGCTTCTGGGGGCCGGCGGTCGGGCGGATGGCCGGGGTCGAGGTCCCGCTGCTGCCGATGGCCCACCAGTACGCCTACACCGCACCCGTGGAGGGCGTCGACAACCCGCCGGAGCTGGAGGCGAGCCGCCCGCTGCTGCGCCACCAGGACCGCGACCTCTACTTCCGCGAGCACACCGACCGGATCGGCATCGGCTCCTACGCCCACCGCCCGCTTCCGGTGCGCCTGGAGGACGTCGCGGAGTACGACCGGGCCGCGGTGATGCCTTCGATGCTGGAGTTCACCGCCGCCGACTTCGAGCCGAGCTGGCAGGACAGCGTGGAACTGCTGCCCGCGTTGGCCGACTCCAAGGTCGAGGAAGGGTTCAACGGCGTCTTCTCCTTCACCCCCGACGGTATGCCGCTGCTGGGCGAATCGCGTCGGCTGCCCGGCTTCTGGCTGGCCGAAGCGGTGTGGGTGACGCACTCGGCGGGTGCCGCCAAGGCCGTGGCCGAGTGGATGACCGAGGGGCGCACCGAGACCGACGTGCACGAGTGCGACGTGCACCGGTTCGAGGACGCCCAGCTCTCCCCCGCCTACGTGAGCGACCGCGGCAAGCAGAGCTTCGTCGAGGTCTACGACGTCGTCCACCCGCTGCAGCCCATGGAGCACCCGCGGCCGCTGCGCACCAGCCCCTTCTTCGCGCGCCAGCGCGAATTGGGCGCGTTCTTCCTGGAGGGCGGCGGCTGGGAGCGGCCGTACTGGTACGGCGCCAACGAGCCCCTCGTCGAAGCGGCCGACGAAGGGCGCGGCCGCGACCCCTGGTCGGCACGCTACTGGTCGCCGATCGTCGGTGCCGAGGCCCGCGCCACCCGCGAGGGCGTCGCCCTCTACGACATGACGCCGCTGAAGCGGCTTGAGGTCGCGGGCCCGGGCGCGCTCGCCTTTCTCCAGCACGCCACCACCAACCAGATCGACCGCAAGCCCGGCACGGTCGCTTACACCCTGCTGCTGGACCCGGGGGGCGGCGTGCGCAGCGACCTCACGGTCGCCCGGCTGGACGAGGACGCCTTCCAGGTGGGGGTCAGCAGCAACCTCGACGTCGACTGGCTGCGCACCCACCTGCCCGCCGACGGTTCGGTGGTACTGCGCGAGATCACCGCGGGCACCTGCTGCATCGGCGTGTGGGGGCCCCTGGCGCGCGACCTGGTGCAGCCGTTGAGCGGCGACGACCTCTCCCACACGGGCTTCGGGTTCTTCAAGGCCCGGCGTGTCCACATCGGGCACGTCCCCGTGCTCGCGATGCGGGTGTCCTACGTCGGCGAACTCGGCTGGGAGCTTTACACCGACGCCGACCTGGGCCTGCGGCTGTGGGACACGCTGTGGGAGGCGGGGCGCGGCCTCGGCGCCGTCGCCGCCGGACGCGCGGCCTTCAACAGCCTGCGGCTGGAGAAGGGCTACCGGCTGGCCGGCACCGACATGACCAGTGAGCACGACCCCTACGAAGCCGGTCTGGGCTTCGCGGTGAAGCTCGAAAAGGGCGAGTTCATCGGCCGCGACGCCGCCGCGGCCGCCGCCGAGCGCGCGCCGCGGCGCAGGCTCGGCTGCCTGACCCTCGACGACCCCGACCGCGTGGTCATGGGCCGCGAACCCGTCCTGGTCGACGGGCGGCCCGCGGGCTACGTCACCAGCGCCGGCTACAGCACCACCCTCGGCCGCGGCGTCGCCTACGCCTGGCTGCCCGCCGAGGCCGCCGATCCGGGCACCGGGGTCGCGGTCGAGTACTTCGGCGAGCCGCTGGCGGCCACGGTCGCGGCCGAGCCCCTGGTCGACCCCGAGATGGCGCGCATCCGCCGCTGA